The Oscillospiraceae bacterium genome includes the window GTCCACCGCTTTGACCGAATACGACGAGTCGCTTGTCCGGCGGCTGATTGAAAAAGTCAACGTCTACACAGCATCTGCGGATGCCGCGGACAAATTGGAAGTTGGTAGCTATGTTCATACATTATATATTGATTTGGCTAAAGATTCCTCCGAAAGTCGTTTTTTCGTTTTTTTCAATAATAAATTTCATAACTGTTCCGCCGCGTCCGATAAAACGTCTTTTCGCTATACCACCGAAGTCATCCCCTATTAACATCGACTGTAAAAAGCTCAAAGCTGTACCATGTGAAACAATTAGGATTTTTTCCTCATCACTTGAAATAATGCTTTGATAAAAAGGATAAACGCGTGACCAAAGTTCGCGGTCGGATTCAGCATCTTCAAACGGCTTGTAATCCGGATCATATAAATCGCTTTGTGTTTTTTTGTTCTTGTTATACCATTCGCGCGACTGCCCGTTTCCCGCACCTGCATTTACCTCGCGAATAACATCGCTGACAATCGGCGATATATGAAGTGTTTTGTTGATTTCTTCCGCAGTTTGAAGCGCTCTTTTTAAGCTCGAAACATACATACAATACTCTAAACCACAGCCTTCTTCTGATAAGTATTTCCCTATTTCATATGCCTGTTTTTTTCCTGATTCGGTCAGTTCCCAGTCGCCCCAAGCGCCGATCATTCCGTTAATATGGTGCTGTGACTCAGTGTGTTGAACAGTAATTATTGTTTTACGCTTCTTTTTTTCAAAGAAAGAGTTGATGATTTTCTCGGCAACTCCCCGACCAAACCAACCCTCTCCCGCATCCTCGCGCGGATATAATCGGCGCATATCTTCTTTTTCAATTTCGGTCAACTCACAAAAATCATTTATATTTCTATTCTCAAGAACTCCGACAAGTTTGTGGTCACCGTCATTCCGGCGGAAAACACCTATGACTTTTATTCGGTCTTCATCTCCGAGCCTGTATTTCTTATCGGTCATCACGATAACATCAAGATGATTGCACGGAGGAGTTCCGGATTCTACAATCCATCCATAAGG containing:
- a CDS encoding histidine phosphatase family protein, producing MVYTVKIEQTFEYPKRMKYIAQFNSFIEKNCSSLSYDRKVYQPYGWIVESGTPPCNHLDVIVMTDKKYRLGDEDRIKVIGVFRRNDGDHKLVGVLENRNINDFCELTEIEKEDMRRLYPREDAGEGWFGRGVAEKIINSFFEKKKRKTIITVQHTESQHHINGMIGAWGDWELTESGKKQAYEIGKYLSEEGCGLEYCMYVSSLKRALQTAEEINKTLHISPIVSDVIREVNAGAGNGQSREWYNKNKKTQSDLYDPDYKPFEDAESDRELWSRVYPFYQSIISSDEEKILIVSHGTALSFLQSMLIGDDFGGIAKRRFIGRGGTVMKFIIEKNEKTTFGGIFSQINI